AAGAAGCTCAAGAACCTCGTCACGGTTCATATCAGCAAGATTCGGCATAGTAAACACAGGATATTCACTGATGGTCAACGTAACGGATGTGACGGCCGGAATCACTTCTTCTCCAGCTTCCGGGTCTTGTTCTAAAACCGTATCCGGATTCGTATCGGTTGTTTCACGGTATTGAATTTCAACTTCATCGAATTCTTCCAGCAAATTCAAGGCACGTTCTCTTGTTTCACCAGTCACATCAATCATCTGCATTGGCTCCGGGCCTTCACTGACCATCACACGAATCGTGGATTCTTCCTTCACCATCCGGCCGGCCTCTGGATTATGACTGATGACATGACCTTCTTCGATTTCATCATCAAACCGGTAGTCGGCTTCAACAACCAGGTTTAAATCGATCAATTGTTCTTCGACTTCGTCAAACGCCTCACCTATCAGGTTATCAGGAATTTCCACATCTTCCACATGCAAAAGTGAAGGAATCCACCAGAACAAAAACAAGATCACAGCCAGCATCACAAGACCGATGATTGTACCCGTTTTCACCCAAAAAGCTTTTGATCGCTTCTTCTGATTGGACTTTCCTTTGTCTCTTTCATAACTCACTGTATCCTGATTCACGGCTCCAGAGCTCACCTTTGTTTGATCGTTATCTGCAAGACTTTCTTTAGAACTGACTGCAGGCATTGCTCTCGTAGCATTTTCATCAAACGGCACCGGTACAACGGCTGCCTCATTTACTCTCGAAGGGTCCAAGATCGTATCGAGGTCAGCCAGCATCGTATGTCCTGATAAATAACGGTTTTGTGGTTCTTTTGCTACAGCTGTCATGATGAGATTCTCAAGACTTTGCGGAACGAATGATAATTTCTCTTTCACTGATGGAAACGTGTCCTGCATATGCTTGATTGCGATGGAAACTGGTGTATCTGCAGTGAATGGGACATGACCTGTCAGCATTTCATAGGCGACCACGCCCAGTGAGTATAAGTCGGATTGATAGGTGACGTATCCACCTCTCGCCTGTTCAGGTGACAAATAGTGAACAGATCCCAATACGGAATTCGTGTGGGTGATGGTAGCATCACTGATAGCCCTTGAAATACCAAAGTCGGTTACTTTTGCTGTTCCATTCGGGGAGATCAAAATATTTTGCGGTTTGATATCCCGATGCACGATATGATTGTCGTGTGCATGAGCCACTGCAGAAGTGACCTGTCGGAGAATACGTACCGTCTCTTCCGGAGAAAGCCTCTGATTCGCTGATATATATTCCTTCAACGTCTGACCTTCCACATATTCCATCACAATATAGTATTCATTCTCTTCTTCTCCAACATCATAGATGTTTACAATATTCGGGTGAGACATCGCCGCAGCCGAGTGCGCTTCTCTTCGGAAACGACGAATGAATTCTTCGTCTTCTGCAAATTGACTTTTGAGCACTTTCACTGCAACATCGCGATCGAGGATCAAATCTTTGGCAAGATAGACATCTGCCATTCCGCCTCCCCCTACTGCACGGATGATTTCATACCGGTCGCTCACTCGCTTTTGGGGCATCAATTTCGCCCCCTTTCACCGTCATGCTCTGCGATTACGAGAGAGATGTTATCTTCTCCACCTAACTCATTGGCCTTATCAATCATTAATTGACCCGCAGTTTGGAGGTCTTCATTATCTTTTAATAAAGTGTGAAGCATTTCGTCAGATAGTTTGTTCGTTAATCCATCCGTACACAGAAGGAGTCGATCTCCAGATTCCCAGGTTGTCTGATAAATGTCGGCTGAAACTCCCGGGTTTGTTCCAACTGCTTTCGTTAACATATGTTTTCTAGGGTGATTCTCTGCTTCATCCAAAGTAATTTGTCCTGCTCTGTATAGTTCTGCCGAAACAGAATTATCCATTGTAACCTGATGAAATTCATCTTTATCATAGGAGTAATGATATACCCTTGAATCCCCGATATTACCTACGATCAAATGATCGTTTACGCAAACAGTGGCAGTGAGGGTCGTTCCCATTCCCTCGTATTCCTTATGCTGTTGCGCATATTCATAGACTTTCTTATTTGCATAAAGCATAGCCTTCTCCAGCCATGACAGCCATTCTTCCTGAGTCATTTTAGACGTTTCGTCCCATTCGTACTCCATGACCCTTACGCTCATGGCACTCGCCACATCTCCTGCACTATGTCCCCCCATCCCATCAGCAACTACAGCTAATGCATGAGATTCCATTTCCCCATGAGGAGTGAAGCTTCCTGAGTCTTCATTATAGGGCCTCACTCTGCCCCTGTCTGTCATATACAGTCCGTTCACATCAATCCCTCTTTTCCCCAGTTCACTGTTTCAATATTGCAGTCATATAAAATCCATCGGTGCCATATTGAGCGGGTATCAACTGAATACCTGTTTCGTTCGCCATCGGAGAGGTTCGGATTTCTTCTGGCAAACGTTTTTCAAATCCTGGTTCAATTATTGCATCCGGGTGTTTTTTCAGAAAATCCTTTACCTGATTTTCATTTTCTTCTCTGTCAACGGTGCAAGTACTGTAAACCATTATTCCACCTGATTTCAGTAGAGGCCATACATGATCGAGTATATCTCTTTGAATCACTGTCAAACGCTCAATATCCTGTTCAGATTTAGACCATTTCAAATCCGGCTTTCTTTGGATTACACCAAGACCCGAACAGGGCACATCTAATAGAATACGATCAAAAGATGCTTCTTCGAATGCAGTTGAAACTGTTCTGGCATCTTGTAAAACGGGTTGAATCATTGAAATTCCCAGTCGTTCTGCCTGAGACTGAATGAGCTTCACTTTATGCTCATGTATATCCAAACTGATCAATTCCCCTTGATTATCCATGCGTTCTGCAATATGCGATGATTTCCCTCCAGGCGCTGCGCAGGCGTCCAACACTCTTTCCCGCGGTTGCGGGTTTAACAGCTGAGTGACAAGCATCGATCCTTCATCCTGAATCGAACAACGGCCTTCTTTGAAAGCTTGAGTTTTACTGATTACGCCTTTCGTAACACGTATGGATTCATCCAGCCAAGGCCCTGCTTCACAGTTCATCCCTGAATCAACCCATTCCTTGATCAGCTCTTCCCTGACCGTTAACAGCGTGTTCACCCTTGCTGATGTAATCGGATAAGACAGGTTTCCTTCAGCAATACGCCGGGCAATTTCCTCTCCATATTGCTCGATCCACCGTTTAATCATCCAATCCGGGTGACTCGTTTCAATAGCGATTTTCCGAAACTCAGGAGATATTCCTGACGTATCAGGAAGCCCTTCACGTTGAATGGCTCTCAAAATACCATTCACCATGCCGGAAATTCCTTTATGACCTCTTTTTCCAGCGATCATGACAGCTTCATTCAAAACCGCATGGTCCGGCACACGATCCAGGTAGACCATTTGATACACACTGAGTCTCAAAAGGATCAGCACCCAGTTTTCTAATTTATCCAGTGGTTTTTTTGAATAACCACCGATATAAAAATCCAGTTTTCGTTGATACTGAAGGGTTCCATAAACCATTTCGGTCAATAAAGGAATATCTTTTTCTGAAAGTTCTTTTTTCTTGACCGTTTCATCTATGAGCAAATGGCTATATGCCTGTTGTTTAGCGATTTTGATCAAAACATCCAATGCTGCATTTCTTACATTGCCTGTACGGATTTGATTATTCATCATTTTCACCTAATCGTTCACCTTTCCGCAACTGTCTTCCTGCTCCTTGCAGAAATGCAGCAGAATCCTGTGGTTTTTTTCCTGACGGCTGTAATTTGGTCAACCGGATCACCTTGCCGTCTCCGCAGACAACTTCCAATCCATTATTTGCAATTTCCGTAATAGTTCCTGGCTTCAAGGATGAGCTTTGATGTGCACTTTCAGCCTCCCATATTTTCAAGCGTTCCCCACGTAACATCGTATGTGCCACAGGCCATGGGTTCAGTCCCCTTATTTGATTTAAAATGGATTTCGCAGGTTTGCTGAAATCGATACGCTCCTGCTCTTTTTTTATATTTGGAGCAAATGTGACAAGATTTTCATCCTGCTTAACCGGGGTTAATTCATGATTCATCAGTTTCGGAATCGTATCAATGAGTAATTCAGCACCTGCTTTGCTTAATTTATCATGCATGGTACCCGTTGTATCCGTTTCATCGATTGGAACGGAACATTGTGTAAGAATTTCACCAGCATCGAGTTGATCTGCCATATACATGATGGTGATGCCGGTTATTTCTTTCCCATCCATGACTGCATAGTGAATCGGTGCACCGCCTCTGTATTCAGGAAGCAAAGAAGCATGAACATTGATACAACCATGCTTGGGACTAGTAAGTATTTCAGGAGGCAAAATTTGACCGTAAGCGGCTGTTACAAGTAAATCCGCCTGCTCATCAACCACCGGTTTTGCCTCCTCCGATTTCTTTATTTTTTCAGGTTGATAAACTTTCAAACCATGTTTTTCAGCGGCTGTTTTCACCGGTGGTTTCGTTAAGACCTGTTTTCTGCCTTTTGGTCTGTCCGGCTGAGTGACGACCATGGCGATATCATAACCTTCTTCAACCAACGCATCCAATACAGGAACCGCAAAATCGGGTGTCCCCATAAAAATGATTTTCATTCCCTTACACATCCTCACAACATCATATTCGGACTTGTATCAACAGTAACCTGCAGTCCACCTTTATTCAACTCACCGTCAAATAATTGATACAGATTACGAAGTGTTTCCGTCAAATTTGGTTCAATCTTATATTTTACCATGCATTGATACCGATATCTATCTTTGATCCTGGCAATGGAAGATGCCACAGGTCCATAGATTTTCGCCTGATCAGACAGATTATTTTTCAGGTAGTTCGCAATTTTTTCAGTTGCCAAGACCGCCGCGTCCAAAGCTTCATCACTGACATGAATCAGAACGAGAAAATAGTAGGGTGGATATCCTGCCTGTTTTCTCATGAGCATTTCCTTTTGAAAAAATCCTGTAAAATCATGCTTTGTAACATCTTGAATACTGTAATGCTCAGGTGTATAAGATTGAATGATTACTTCCCCGGCCTTTAGATGACGGCCTGCTCTGCCACTGACTTGAGTCAATAGTTGAAATGTGCGCTCGCTGGCCCGGAAATCCGGCAGGTGAAGCATGGCATCTGCTGCGAGGACTCCGACCAGTGTGATGTCAGGAAAATCAAGCCCTTTTGCAATCATTTGTGTACCGAGCAAAATATCTGCTTCATGGTTCCCAAATGCTGAGAGTAATCGTTCATGAGATCCTTTTCTTCCCGTCGTATCCACATCCATCCGAATCACTCTGGCTTCGGGGATCACCTCCTGCAATTCCTCTTCCACCTTCTGCGTACCGGTTCCGAAATAGCGTATCGCATCGCTGGTGCACTCCGGACATTGATGTGGAACGGTATGATGATAGCCACAATAATGGCATTGCAATTGATTAATCGGCTGATGATAAGTAAGTGAAATATCACAGTGGGGGCATTCAGCCACATAACCGCAATCCCGGCACATGATGAATGTAGAATAGCCTCTTCGATTCAAAAACAAAACGATCTGCTCTTGTTTCTCTATCCTGTTTCGCATTCGTTCGATCAGTGCGTCGGAGAACATAGAACGGTTTCCATGACGCAACTCGTCCTTCATATCCACAATTGTGACATCGGGCATGGCTACATCATTTACTCTTCGTTCCATTTCCAAAAGGGTATATACCCCTTTTACTGCGCGAGCATAACTTTCCAATGAGGGTGTTGCACTACCGAGTATCACCGGGCAATGATACAGCTCAGCTCGTTTAATCGCAACATCCCTCGCATGATATCTCGGTTCTTCTTCTTGTTTATAACTGCCTTCATGTTCCTCGTCGATGATAATCATGCCAATGTTTTGAAAGGGGGCAAACACTGCTGATCGAGCACCAACGGCCACATCCACTTCACCTTTTCGAATGCGTTGCCATTCATCATATTTTTCACCTTTGGATAATGCACTGTGAAGAACTGCCACACGTGAACCGAAACGTTCTTTAAAACGGGTAACCATTTGCGGAGTCAGAGATATTTCCGGGACAAGCATAATCGCTTCTTTTCTTTTTTTCAGAACCTTTTCAATCGTCTGCAGATAAATCTCGGTTTTCCCGCTTCCTGTCACACCTCTTAACAGAAAAATTTCACTCCGTTCCTCCTCAATCGCAGGGAGAATACGTTCAAATACTTCCTGCTGTTCCGCCATCAATTCCATATTTGTTGTCTGTTTGAACTCACGACCTTCGTAAGGGTCCCGCCCGATTACTACATCGGTCTTTTCCACCCACCCTTTTTCTTCAAGGCCTTTAATCACAGAACTGCTCACACTTAACTGTTTCAGTGGATAGTGATCCGTTTCCTGTTCACTTAACCATTGAACGATTTCAGCTTGTTTTTTTGTTCGCTTTGCTAAAGTTAAAAAGGCTTCTTCAGATGTCTTGGGATCCCTGATCAGACGGACATGACGTTCTGTTTTTGTTGTTTCTCCCGTTGCAACAACGGGTTCAACACGAACGAAACCATCATTGATTGCCCTGGACATTTCTTTATGCTCAAATGTCGTCGCATGTTTATACCAATCGTCCCAATCCAGCAGCGGTTTATCTTGAAATTGTTTCAATAAAAACTCACGATCGCTTTCACTGCAATCAACATCATCATTGAGTATCAAGTGTTTTCTGTAATTCGCTCTCATCGCCGAAGGTAGCATCGACTTCAAAACGGAAATGTGATTAGACACGGCATGATTCTTCAACCATACGGATAATTCAATCAGCTCTGTCGTTAATGGGGGGACCAGGTCGGTCAGCGAATCCAGCGCTTTTAATTTGTCGTTTGAAATGGAAGAATCCTGTCCGATCGAGAGAATAAAACCTTGGACTTTTCGGGGGCCAAAAGAGACAACCACTCGCATTCCGGGCGTTGCCAATGGCTCATACTCAGGAGGGACAAGATAATCAAATTGCCTGTCCGTCTGTTTTGCAGAGACATCCACAATAATCCTTGCAATCATGAACCCTGCCTCAAAAAGAAATTGGTCAACGCATCAAGAAGTGCAGTTGCCACCATTGCTTTTGTCTGTAGCGGGATCTTTTCTTCCCGACCATTCCTGAAGTAGAGCATCACTTCATTCGTATCGCCATCAAAGCCATGCCCTGCTTGAGTAATGTTGTTCACAGCAATGGCATCAAGATTTTTGTCCCGTAATTTATTTTTTCCGTACTCTTCTGTTTTTTCCGATTCAGCTGCAAAACCTACTAAAATTTGCTGTTGCTTTTTTTCGCCCAGACTTTTCAAGATATCATGCGTTTTCTCCATTTCTATGTGCCAGTTGTCCTGATGTTTTTTTACTTTTTCCTGGACGATCTCGGATGGCCGATAATCCGCTACTGCCGCTGCTTTTATTACCATATCCGTTTCTTCAAACCTAGCGTTTACGGCTTCCCACATTTCTTTCGCATTGTTCACGTCCACACGATGGACCCCATGAGGGACATCAAGCATAACCGGGCCTGAGATCAAAGTCACTTCTGCCCCTCTGGCTGCTGCTTCTTCTGCGATGGCATAACCCATTTTTCCAGAAGACCGATTGGTGAAATAGCGCACCGGGTCAACCGGTTCAATCGTCGGTCCAGCTGTCACAAGAACCTTTTTACCATGCCATTCAGGGTTTTCCTGATATTTAAAAAAATGATCAATCACGGCTAACAAATCTTCAGGTTCCGCCAAACGCCCTTTGCCCGTGTAGCCACAGGCTAAATAACCATCATCTGGTTCGATCATCCGGCAGCCATATCCTTCGAGAGTTTTCATGTTTTTTTGAACAGCCGGATGTTCATACATATGTACGTTCATAGCTGGTGCAATCAAAATCGGTGCAGTTGTTGCCAATAGAGTTGTTGTAACCATATCATCACCAATGCCGTTGGCAAGCTTTCCGATCAAATTGGCTGTTGCAGGGGCAATCAGTACCACATCCGCCCAATCGGCAGCATCGATATGTGCAATTTTCTCCGGCTCGGGTTCATCAAAAGTATCATCATACACATAGCCTCGGGACAGAGCTTGAAATGTTAAAGGCGTAACAAACTTCTCCGCAGAATCTGTCATGAGGACTTTCACTTCATAATCCTGCTGGACCAGTTTACTAGTTAATGCGGCAGCCTTAAATACGGCAATCCCACCGGATACACAAAGAAGAACACGTTTTTTCTCACCCATGTTGTCTCATCCTTTCAAACCAACTTTCACTTATGGGTCCATTATACATGATTCATGACTGTTGCTGAAGTATAGAAAAAAAACAACCAGCTTCAGCTGATTGTTTCATCTTCATCTTCGATTTCAATTTTTTTGTAGCTTAAAATGCCTTGATCAATTTCTTCAAGGGAGCGTCCTACAAAGTTTGGGGATGTAGATTTAACAGTCATACTTGCTGTATCCGGAAAATCACGAAGCTGTCTTGCACGTTGCGATGAAACGGTCACGAGGGTATACTTCGAATCGATTTTATTCATTAATGAATCAATAGATGGCTTTAACATTTGTCATGTCACTCCTTCACGAGTTCTTTATAAAGATGGATTAAACGGTCTTTTCTGCAATTCTCAGCTGTGACAATGGATTTGATGCGTTCAACGGCGAAATCGACTTTGTCATTTTCCACCACATAATCGTATTGATCCATCAGATCGATTTCTTCACGAGCCACATTCATCCGGTTATCGATCAGTTCGCGGGATTCTGTGCCCCGTCCTTCGATACGATTTCTCAATTCATTCAGATTCGGAGGCATCAGGAAAATGAAAACTCCTTCAGGAAATGTTTTTTTGACCTGGAGTGCCCCTTGCACTTCGATTTCCAAAATCACATCATGGCCTTCATGAATCATTTTTTCGACGTATTCTCTTGGTGTTCCATAAAAATTATCGACGTACTGTGCATATTCCAGCAATTCTCCATCCTGGATCATCCGCTGAAATTCGTCTTTGGATTTATAAAAGTAATTAACGCCTTCCTCTTCACCTTCCCGGGGTGCTCTTGTCGTGGCAGAGACGGAGTAGCGGATGTGTGTATCGTGTTCACGAAGCGCACCGCATACCGTTCCTTTTCCAACACCGGAAGGCCCGGATAATACTATCAGCAGTCCTTTTTCACGTTTCATTAAATTTCACAACCTCTGCATTCATTTCACTAACTCAGTGTATCATGAACCTGTTAAATCTGCCAATGCAGAATTCAAAGCCGCCGTAAGCCGGCGGCTTTGAAAAATAGATACTTCATTCTTCTGATGCATCTTCTTTACTTGATATTACTCTTTGAGCGACGGTTTCCGGCTGAACCGCCGATAAAATAACATGATCACTATCAGCAATAATAACAGCACGGGTTCTGCGCCCGTATGTCGCGTCAATCAGCATATTTCGATCTCTTGCATCTGAAATAATCCGTTTAATTGGTGCAGATTCCGGGCTGACGATTGATATGATCCTGTTTGCTGAAACGATATTCCCAAAACCTATATTAATCAGTTTAATATCCACAATCATTCTCCTATCACGATCAGTATTGTTTAGTCTTATTCAATGTTTTGAATCTGTTCTCTTATTTTTTCCAACTCAGATTTCACAGATACAACTAGGTGATTGACATCAAGGTGATTAGCTTTGGAGCCAATGGTGTTGACTTCTCGATTCATTTCCTGCATCAGAAAATCCAGTTTGCGACCAACCGGTATTGATTCATCAGTCATGGTTTTGAACTGATCAAGATGACTGTCCATTCGAGTCAACTCTTCTGCATAATCACTCTTCTCTGCAAAAATTGCCACTTCCGTCAGAACTCTTTGTTCCTCAAATGAACCAAATTGATCCACCAATTCCTGCATTCGTTTTTTCAATCTGAGCTCATACTCTTTTGCTGCAACCGGGGCCAGATCTCTCAATTGATTAAGAAACGAATCCAGTGTTTCTAACCGGGTTTTCAAATCATCATGTAAAGCCCGCCCTTCTTCGCGGCGCATCAAATGAAGCTGTTCCACTGCTTCAGTCACCGCCACCTCTACTGTCCCAGTCAATTCATCGGCGACCGCTTCGCGTTCTTGGACTGTCACAACATCCTCATGGACAAGCAGCTCCTTCACGGGAAATTCACCACTTGAATCGGATCGTTCTATCATTTGTTGATAAACGCCGAGATATTGATCAAAGATTGCCCAGTCTACAACAACCTGGCGTTCAGTTCCGGCAGACCCATGAAGATTAATGAATACATCTACTTTACCTCTGCTTACAAACTGACTGATCAGTTTCTTCAGGCGATCTTCAAGGAACAGCAATTGCCTTGGCAGACGTATGTTAATCTCCGAATATCGATGATTAACGGCCTTCATCTCCACTGTGACCACACTATTACCCATTTCCTTTGAGGATCGTCCGAATCCTGTCATACTCTTCATCATTCATATCACATCCACTTTTACTAGTTTAACGAATTTTGTTCCTGACAACAAGTAACTCACGAAATCTCTTTTTCTTTACTATAATACCAGAATTGATACAGCTCGTTTGTTTATGAACATAATTTTGCTATAATAGACAAGACTTAGATGCAGACGAACGGAGGAAAACAATTATGTCATTTGACGGAACAGTTACCCGCGCAGTCACCGAAGAACTGAATCAGAAATTATTCTCCGGGCGGATTACAAAAATCCACCAGCCTGATCCGGCTGATATCACGATGACCATACGTTCACAAGGGAAGAATCATCAATTATTTTTTTCAGTAAACCCGAATTTTGCGAGATTTCACTTAACGGAACTTAAATTCACCAACCCCCAGGAACCGCCGATGTTCACTATGGTTCTCAGAAAACACCTGGAAGGAAGTATCCTTGAGTCTGTAACTCAGGATGGACTCGAACGGATTGTTTCCTTTCACTTTAAAGGGCGAAATGAGTTAGGCGATGTTTCACACAAAATCCTGATTCTCGAACTGATGGGCCGTCACAGCAATATGATTTTCGTAGACAAAGACAGCGGCCTCATACTCGACTGTCTCAAACATATTCCTCCATCATTATCCAAACGTTCAGTCATGCCAGGACAACCCTATACATCTCCGCCATATACCGACAAACTGAATCCTCTGGAGGCGGATGAAGAATTAATCAGACGGAAAATTGATTATAATTCCGGGAAAATCGCTGAGCAAGTCCGGGACCGATTTGCAGGGATGTCCCCGCAGGTTGTTCAGGAAATCATGCATCGATCAGGACTTGTCAATCGGGAATCTTTGCCGAAAGCATTTGTGGAAACGATGCGGCAATTGATTGATGGTGACTATACGCCTCAAATCATCCGCCATCAAAAAGAAACGTTCTCAGTCATTGATCTTACGCACCTGAATGGGGAAAAAACTTCATATGATTCCGTTTCTGAAATGCTTGACAGCTATTACGAAAACAAAGCGGAACGCGACCGGGTCAAACAACAGGCACATGATCTGGAACGGTTCATACGAAACGAGTATCAAAAGAACAAGAAAAAATTAAAAAAACTGAAACAAACAATGAATGATACGGAAAAGGCCGTGGAAGACCAAAAGGCGGGTGAACTGGTAACAGCGCATATGCATCTGATTCGACCTGGTGACAAGCACGTAACGGTTATCGATTATTACGACGAAGCCCAGCCGGAGGTCAATATCCCTCTGGATCCGGACAAGTCGCCTTCAGAAAATGCCCAGCAGTTTTTCAAACGGTACCGAAAACGTCAGACCGCTGCTATTCACGTCAAAAAACAGATGAGACAGGCACAAAAGGAAATGCGTTATCTCGATACGCTCATTCAGCAGTTGGCAATGGCCAGCACAGAAGACCTGAAAGAAATCAGGAATGAATTGGAAACAGAAGGTTACCTGAAAAAGAAACGCACATCGAAAAAGCAAAAAAAACCGGCAAAACCAAAACCTGAGAAATTTATTTCATCAGAAAACATTGAAATCTACGTCGGGAAAAACAATACCCAGAATGAATATGTAACGATGCGTATGGCCCGGCAAAATGATACCTGGCTTCATACAAAGGATATCCCCGGGTCCCATGTCGTCATTCGAAGTGAGAATTTTGGAGAAGTTACTTTGCACGAAGCTGCTAATCTCGCGGCCTATTTCAGTAAAAGCAGAATGTCAGCCCAGGTGCCTGTGGATTATACACTGATCCGTCATGTTCGAAAACCCAATGGCGCTAAACCCGGCTATGTCATTTACGATCAGCAGACAACCTTATTCGTTACTCCTGACGAAGATCAGGTTAAATCCCTTCGGCAGCGGGTATTAAAGGCTGATTAATGCATTGTTATCTGAAAGTGAAAGATCCGAATCAATCACCTGTCATCAGGGATGATTCGGATCTTTTATGTTGTGCAGGATCGAATTAACCGGTATTCAATGCATTAAACTGTGACTTTACGAGTTCATAATATTCGCCCTTTTGATCCATCAGTTCATCATGATTTCCTTGCTCCAGAATATTGCCCTGCTCCAGAACGAAAATCTGATCTGCTTCCCGAATGGTGGACAGACGATGGGCAATCATGATCGCTGTGCGCCCTTTCAGAAGTTTTCGAAGTGCTGCTTGAATCACTTGCTCTGTTTCTGTATCAATCGCAGCTGTCGCCTCATCCAATATCAAAATCTGTGGATCGGCAAGAAGGGCCCTGGCGAAGGAAATCAATTGACGTTCACCAACAGACAGAATATTACCCCGTTCTTCC
This Salisediminibacterium beveridgei DNA region includes the following protein-coding sequences:
- the coaBC gene encoding bifunctional phosphopantothenoylcysteine decarboxylase/phosphopantothenate--cysteine ligase CoaBC: MGEKKRVLLCVSGGIAVFKAAALTSKLVQQDYEVKVLMTDSAEKFVTPLTFQALSRGYVYDDTFDEPEPEKIAHIDAADWADVVLIAPATANLIGKLANGIGDDMVTTTLLATTAPILIAPAMNVHMYEHPAVQKNMKTLEGYGCRMIEPDDGYLACGYTGKGRLAEPEDLLAVIDHFFKYQENPEWHGKKVLVTAGPTIEPVDPVRYFTNRSSGKMGYAIAEEAAARGAEVTLISGPVMLDVPHGVHRVDVNNAKEMWEAVNARFEETDMVIKAAAVADYRPSEIVQEKVKKHQDNWHIEMEKTHDILKSLGEKKQQQILVGFAAESEKTEEYGKNKLRDKNLDAIAVNNITQAGHGFDGDTNEVMLYFRNGREEKIPLQTKAMVATALLDALTNFFLRQGS
- the rpoZ gene encoding DNA-directed RNA polymerase subunit omega, with protein sequence MLKPSIDSLMNKIDSKYTLVTVSSQRARQLRDFPDTASMTVKSTSPNFVGRSLEEIDQGILSYKKIEIEDEDETIS
- the gmk gene encoding guanylate kinase, whose protein sequence is MKREKGLLIVLSGPSGVGKGTVCGALREHDTHIRYSVSATTRAPREGEEEGVNYFYKSKDEFQRMIQDGELLEYAQYVDNFYGTPREYVEKMIHEGHDVILEIEVQGALQVKKTFPEGVFIFLMPPNLNELRNRIEGRGTESRELIDNRMNVAREEIDLMDQYDYVVENDKVDFAVERIKSIVTAENCRKDRLIHLYKELVKE
- the remA gene encoding extracellular matrix/biofilm regulator RemA gives rise to the protein MDIKLINIGFGNIVSANRIISIVSPESAPIKRIISDARDRNMLIDATYGRRTRAVIIADSDHVILSAVQPETVAQRVISSKEDASEE
- a CDS encoding YicC/YloC family endoribonuclease, translating into MMKSMTGFGRSSKEMGNSVVTVEMKAVNHRYSEINIRLPRQLLFLEDRLKKLISQFVSRGKVDVFINLHGSAGTERQVVVDWAIFDQYLGVYQQMIERSDSSGEFPVKELLVHEDVVTVQEREAVADELTGTVEVAVTEAVEQLHLMRREEGRALHDDLKTRLETLDSFLNQLRDLAPVAAKEYELRLKKRMQELVDQFGSFEEQRVLTEVAIFAEKSDYAEELTRMDSHLDQFKTMTDESIPVGRKLDFLMQEMNREVNTIGSKANHLDVNHLVVSVKSELEKIREQIQNIE
- a CDS encoding Rqc2 family fibronectin-binding protein; the protein is MSFDGTVTRAVTEELNQKLFSGRITKIHQPDPADITMTIRSQGKNHQLFFSVNPNFARFHLTELKFTNPQEPPMFTMVLRKHLEGSILESVTQDGLERIVSFHFKGRNELGDVSHKILILELMGRHSNMIFVDKDSGLILDCLKHIPPSLSKRSVMPGQPYTSPPYTDKLNPLEADEELIRRKIDYNSGKIAEQVRDRFAGMSPQVVQEIMHRSGLVNRESLPKAFVETMRQLIDGDYTPQIIRHQKETFSVIDLTHLNGEKTSYDSVSEMLDSYYENKAERDRVKQQAHDLERFIRNEYQKNKKKLKKLKQTMNDTEKAVEDQKAGELVTAHMHLIRPGDKHVTVIDYYDEAQPEVNIPLDPDKSPSENAQQFFKRYRKRQTAAIHVKKQMRQAQKEMRYLDTLIQQLAMASTEDLKEIRNELETEGYLKKKRTSKKQKKPAKPKPEKFISSENIEIYVGKNNTQNEYVTMRMARQNDTWLHTKDIPGSHVVIRSENFGEVTLHEAANLAAYFSKSRMSAQVPVDYTLIRHVRKPNGAKPGYVIYDQQTTLFVTPDEDQVKSLRQRVLKAD